From Mytilus edulis chromosome 8, xbMytEdul2.2, whole genome shotgun sequence, one genomic window encodes:
- the LOC139486299 gene encoding uncharacterized protein isoform X1, whose amino-acid sequence MKQSFFDVVVFTVSCVLFDNIQAEICETSWIKHECNDKPCPGDMWYRNCNQCCKIKSTWFCVHDVNYHKCEATGQGSATTRRYFTDRPYPTQNPLDDTGQYSSDSNEVSVSFAVVASIASGAIFTIVACLIFVFLSRRRKSNQLRRNIQVTSADNQVGGNNGMPRSYPEYNVGDGRTTIQGYPPPFYTNASLTCSQNVINDYLQNDSPPPYSECINHDQSNTALSVPPYSECIIHNQSQIVLSPPTDSVVPSPELQLLDEMAESSPA is encoded by the exons ATGAAACAGAGTTTCTTCGACGTAGTTGTTTttactgtatcatgtgtattgtttGACAATATTCAAG cCGAAATATGTGAAACATCATGGATAAAACATGAATGTAATGATAAACCTTGTCCTGGTGACATGTGGTATAGGAACTGCAATCAATGTTGTAAAATAAAAAGCACGTGGTTTTGTGTTCATGATGTAAACTATCACAAATGTGAAGCTACTGGACA aggAAGTGCGACTACAAGAAGATATTTTACAGATAGGCCATATCCAACACAAAACCCACTCGACGACACAGGCCAATATTCATCAGATAGCAACGAAGTGTCAGT AAGCTTTGCTGTTGTTGCTTCAATTGCCTCTGGAGCAATATTTACTATTGTTGCATgcttaatttttgtgtttttgagtcGTCGACGAAAAAGTAATCAACTTAGAAGGAATATTCAGGTCACTTCCGCCGATAACCAGGTAGGCGGGAATAATGGAATGCCACGGAGTTATCCGGAATATAATGTAGGAG ACGGCAGAACAACCATACAGGGTTACCCACCACCTTTTTATACCAATGCCAGTTTAACCTGCTCTCAAAATGTGATCAATGATTATCTACAAAATGATTCACCACCACCTTACTCAGAGTGTattaatcatgatcaatcaaaTACAGCTCTGTCAGTTCCACCTTACTCAGAGTGTATTATTCATAATCAATCACAGATAGTTTTGTCACCACCAACTGACTCTGTAGTACCTTCTCCAGAACTTCAACTTCTCGACGAAATGGCTgag TCTTCCCCAGCATAA
- the LOC139486299 gene encoding uncharacterized protein isoform X2, with protein MKQSFFDVVVFTVSCVLFDNIQAEICETSWIKHECNDKPCPGDMWYRNCNQCCKIKSTWFCVHDVNYHKCEATGQGSATTRRYFTDRPYPTQNPLDDTGQYSSDSNEVSVRRRKSNQLRRNIQVTSADNQVGGNNGMPRSYPEYNVGDGRTTIQGYPPPFYTNASLTCSQNVINDYLQNDSPPPYSECINHDQSNTALSVPPYSECIIHNQSQIVLSPPTDSVVPSPELQLLDEMAESSPA; from the exons ATGAAACAGAGTTTCTTCGACGTAGTTGTTTttactgtatcatgtgtattgtttGACAATATTCAAG cCGAAATATGTGAAACATCATGGATAAAACATGAATGTAATGATAAACCTTGTCCTGGTGACATGTGGTATAGGAACTGCAATCAATGTTGTAAAATAAAAAGCACGTGGTTTTGTGTTCATGATGTAAACTATCACAAATGTGAAGCTACTGGACA aggAAGTGCGACTACAAGAAGATATTTTACAGATAGGCCATATCCAACACAAAACCCACTCGACGACACAGGCCAATATTCATCAGATAGCAACGAAGTGTCAGT tcGTCGACGAAAAAGTAATCAACTTAGAAGGAATATTCAGGTCACTTCCGCCGATAACCAGGTAGGCGGGAATAATGGAATGCCACGGAGTTATCCGGAATATAATGTAGGAG ACGGCAGAACAACCATACAGGGTTACCCACCACCTTTTTATACCAATGCCAGTTTAACCTGCTCTCAAAATGTGATCAATGATTATCTACAAAATGATTCACCACCACCTTACTCAGAGTGTattaatcatgatcaatcaaaTACAGCTCTGTCAGTTCCACCTTACTCAGAGTGTATTATTCATAATCAATCACAGATAGTTTTGTCACCACCAACTGACTCTGTAGTACCTTCTCCAGAACTTCAACTTCTCGACGAAATGGCTgag TCTTCCCCAGCATAA
- the LOC139486297 gene encoding uncharacterized protein isoform X1, which translates to MKYIYIAIVISIVFFYNIQAERCEIWWLKRECYSKPCSCCSSEKGYFSMVCSECCKKNGNRFCVRDIHYHRCETANTTSDRPYTTQTPLNKTDQYSSNSNSKHSLGAGVYFAFAIMAASIMSILFLFTTIANVSRRRRRKLLRHERRNVPYTSANVQTSSNDGRVQHNPIYNIGAEEETTIPADLPPVYSIGNYNCAQYVTNYDVQNDPPPVYTNGSYNCALNVTNDDLQNDQPPVYTNCSYNCAQNVTNSDLQNDPPPVYSIGRYSCTINVTNR; encoded by the exons ATGAAATACATTTACATCGCCATAGTTatttcaattgtatttttttacaatattcaaG CTGAAAGATGTGAAATCTGGTGGTTGAAACGGGAATGTTACAGCAAACCATGTTCTTGTTGTTCCAGTGAAAAAGGTTATTTTAGTATGGTCTGCTCTGAATGTTGTAAAAAGAATGGCAATAGGTTTTGTGTTCGTGATATACATTATCACAGATGTGAAAC agCAAACACTACTTCAGATAGACCATATACAACACAAACACCATTAAACAAAACGGACCAATATTCATCAAACAGCAACAGCAAACATTCCTT AGGCGCTGGTGTTTATTTTGCCTTTGCCATTATGGCagcatctatcatgtctatactTTTTCTATTTACAACTATTGCGAATGTAAGTCGGCGACGCAGAAGAAAACTACTTCGACATGAAAGAAGGAATGTCCCATACACCTCTGCAAATGTACAGACAAGCAGTAATGATGGAAGGGTACAACATAATCCAATATATAATATAGGAG CAGAAGAAGAGACAACAATACCTGCTGACCTACCACCTGTTTATTCAATTGGCAATTATAATTGTGCCCAATATGTGACCAATTATGACGTACAAAATGACCCACCACCTGTTTATACAAATGGCAGTTATAATTGCGCCCTAAATGTGACCAATGATGATCTACAGAATGACCAACCACCTGTTTATACAAATTGCAGTTATAATTGCGCCCAAAATGTGACAAATAGTGATCTACAGAATGACCCACCACCTGTTTATTCAATTGGCCGTTATAGTTGCACCATAAATGTGACCAACAGGTGA
- the LOC139486297 gene encoding uncharacterized protein isoform X2, which produces MKYIYIAIVISIVFFYNIQAERCEIWWLKRECYSKPCSCCSSEKGYFSMVCSECCKKNGNRFCVRDIHYHRCETANTTSDRPYTTQTPLNKTDQYSSNSNSKHSLGAGVYFAFAIMAASIMSILFLFTTIANVSRRRRRKLLRHERRNVPYTSANVQTSSNDGRVQHNPIYNIGEEETTIPADLPPVYSIGNYNCAQYVTNYDVQNDPPPVYTNGSYNCALNVTNDDLQNDQPPVYTNCSYNCAQNVTNSDLQNDPPPVYSIGRYSCTINVTNR; this is translated from the exons ATGAAATACATTTACATCGCCATAGTTatttcaattgtatttttttacaatattcaaG CTGAAAGATGTGAAATCTGGTGGTTGAAACGGGAATGTTACAGCAAACCATGTTCTTGTTGTTCCAGTGAAAAAGGTTATTTTAGTATGGTCTGCTCTGAATGTTGTAAAAAGAATGGCAATAGGTTTTGTGTTCGTGATATACATTATCACAGATGTGAAAC agCAAACACTACTTCAGATAGACCATATACAACACAAACACCATTAAACAAAACGGACCAATATTCATCAAACAGCAACAGCAAACATTCCTT AGGCGCTGGTGTTTATTTTGCCTTTGCCATTATGGCagcatctatcatgtctatactTTTTCTATTTACAACTATTGCGAATGTAAGTCGGCGACGCAGAAGAAAACTACTTCGACATGAAAGAAGGAATGTCCCATACACCTCTGCAAATGTACAGACAAGCAGTAATGATGGAAGGGTACAACATAATCCAATATATAATATAGGAG AAGAAGAGACAACAATACCTGCTGACCTACCACCTGTTTATTCAATTGGCAATTATAATTGTGCCCAATATGTGACCAATTATGACGTACAAAATGACCCACCACCTGTTTATACAAATGGCAGTTATAATTGCGCCCTAAATGTGACCAATGATGATCTACAGAATGACCAACCACCTGTTTATACAAATTGCAGTTATAATTGCGCCCAAAATGTGACAAATAGTGATCTACAGAATGACCCACCACCTGTTTATTCAATTGGCCGTTATAGTTGCACCATAAATGTGACCAACAGGTGA